GATTATGATCAATTTTAAAGTTAATGTTGCGACGAGATTAATTTGATGTCATTATGAACTTGAAATTGAGAGGGAGAGATATTAATCATAATTAATTACCATAATCACATCAGTTAATTTAAAACTTATTGAGGCATAATCACGTGTAGTTTTATTGAGGCATATAAGCTCCTAGCTGTACAAACAATATCTTGGTGAGCTTGATGAATGAAATCAAGTCTAAGCAGGACCCCGTACGTACCACCAAGGTAGATTTCTAGATTTGTAATCCAGGAAAACATAATtgcaaaatttaatattaaaagaaaagCACCGTTCAAAATTATGGTACGACAACCGCGGATATGGTGGATTTAGTCGCTAAAAAGAATCTTGGCACCCTCACCCTCTTCCGATCTTCATTTGCGGATGGCATTTGGGCAtacgttaaaaaaaaaaaagatgtccACCTACATCCAAATTCGACAACAAAATTTATGGTAGATTGATGTCCTCTGCTTCTGCTAATGTATGTAGATAAGACTTACGACAGGTTATTAAGGAAAACACCAACATTTTCCTAAATTAAACTATTGGACAAAAGGTAGAAAAAAACAACATTGTTTTTGGTTGAGTACAATGCATTTGGTAACTTCAATAGTGCCCCCATTAATTAATGATCAGGAGAATCAATGCTTCTTTCCCTAGACTATGAAACGGAGCATGTGAACCATGCCATTTTTTGCATTACAGTATTACACTTTTTGCATCACAGTATTACACTCTGCCGCCCCTTTGCCCTTTCTCAACCACTAAGCTTTGTTATTCTACTGTTTCTATTTAGTTTTACATTAATCATCTTCCAAGCTTGTAAAAATTGAATGCCTTCTTCAACAAACCATCAATCTGTCTTTTCAGCAGGTGGCCTATACAAGTTGTTGCAGAATTCATGGGGTTTTGTTGTATGTCGTGGCCGACCTATATACATAAATGTAAGATTCTGGATCATGAAATTGCCAGACCGTTAAACTAATTTTAAGGACGTGACAGTGGTTGAGGAAATGATTGAGGAGGCAAGGCAGCATACGGCTTACACAGCCTGTACGAGTTGTTGGCGATTTGACACCATACATTGTTCATCTCTCAAACGTAACTTGAAAGAATGATAAACAATTGTAGGTTGCTGGCTAGATATGCTACAAGCATCTTTTCGATTGTAAAGTGTCATCACATGGTCAATGATTGGCCTAGCTTCGGCATGAAATTGCTTTGTTATACGTAGATGGAAGAGTTACAGATATGTATAAACAAAAACGTGGTGAGAGGCAGGTTCAAATTGCCTGTTTAGATGCCTAATCAGAAACAGGGTGTCGTTACTTCAATATCCTTACACGTCGAGGACACAATTGTACACCTCGTTAATTGTTCATGGCATCAGTATTTTAAAGGATTGGTCATTGTTCATGAACCAGATTTTGTGAGAGATACGATTGTACAACAATCGTGTTGAAATCTAATGAAGGGCAATttattataatatcatatttatacTTCACTTTAGATTCAAAATATCCATTTGTATAGATAGATAGTGAGATTGGTTCCGCAAGATTTAAGGTAGTACGAGCGATGGGATTAATTATTATAATGATCAAATCAAAATTACATTTAAAATCGAACTCAATACTTCATTTCGTTTCACTTCATTTCAGTTAACGATTAACCTGttagttaattcggttaatgatAATTCGGGTCAGTTAATCGATTGAGCACctctaaatatatatatcaattgaGTTTATATCAAGTAATAATTTATGATTAACTTATATCAAGTTGATGATTAATGAAATTTAtagattaattaaattattatatacaaatcaaaattataaaaatattgataagttttgcttataaatttatttttctaattgGAGAAATAAAAATCTCCAAAGAGCTAAACTTGAAGAGGATCCCAATTTATTGTTTAATTAAACATAGAAACTCAAGGGATTAAAATATATTTAGTGATTTCTATAATAGGCATTTCTACAATTACATTTCATCTATAATaccaatattaaattaattttttgtaaCAACCTCATGTttcaaattttagtaaaattaattttatttttaagtgaagtattttaacttttaaaatgtttaaaatttatataaaatatattaatcatattttattaaatgaaaataatcgTTAATAAATGTAATTTGATTTAAAGATATAATCAAAAGCTCACTaactaatattattaatatattataattttaaaattaaaattttaaagttcaaatataatctaaatatCAAATGTTGTTACTAGGATATAACAACTACATTTCTATAATATCCAAAAAATTTGTTATAGAGAAGAATAAATGTAATAAAAATCCCTGCAACAGGACATTCTATCGGCAAAAGTATTAAGCTTCGATGAAAGATGATGGGTGTAGCATGATGGGTCTTTTgtttcaaattatatttttttggtaTTATCAAGTATCCTCTATGTCTGTTTTACGGTTCATAGAGGCAAACTCTTTTAGAGTTCGTGAATACATTTCCCAATAATATCTCTAAAGTTCGAACCCGAATCTTTCATTGAGAGTGCAATGAataaaaaaagggtaaattactaaaatagtcacttttgtttgcctcatgttacattttagtcacttatgtttgaaatattacgttaTCGTTTGTTTCAAAATGGTCACTCTACCGTCAAGATCTATTACCTCCCAAACGACAGTAATGGGTTTTAAATTCCAACGTGGATGTCCAGCCAAGtaaattaattgattttttaattaaataaatttaattaattgaattttgttaattaattaaagGAAAAAGTTAATTTAGTTTcttgaaataatcaaaatcaatGCATTGGATTAATCCTTGGACTAGAAAAAAAGAACCCTTGGTCTCCTTATTCTTTTAGTTTTCGTTTCCATTTTGATTGAAAAAACCATACATTTTCATAATCATCTTTGTTGAATCGAAACAATAGAAATCAAATTGACTGCTCCATCAATCAgttgaatttttttattcaaaatggAAGAACAAATAATCAATTCAATGGAAGGTCCATGCATGGATTATAGTAGGTAATGGGGTTTTGTTATTTACCTGAGTTTTgggtttagattttttttttttgcaaaaaggtggtttatcttttcattttttttttgtatatgtgACAGACAAAAAATACATGCTTCCCCTTTGTTTATTTGTATATTATGGGCAACCACAAAAGCAAGCAGGTATAGAGGTTGGAGTgtccatttcttcttctttttcttctatgTCCTTCTGCTTTTTTATTCTGTTCTCTGattgtaacaaaaaaaaaaaatcaactgtTGCTTCTTTTTAAATTGGGAAAATTAAGTTTTAGGGCAAAATTTTGTATTCTATTTTCATAAAAAGAAATTAACTTTTCTCATCTCAGTTGGACTTTCACGTTggcatttaaaatttatttttaagtgtcACGTCAGACTATCATTTGGGAGATAACAAATTTTAACAATAGAGTGACCATTTcgtaataaaatgataatataagGGACTAAAACAAAAGTGGCTAACAAATATATATGTCTAAAATTTCATTTCACGATCAATTAACCTAAAGGAACAGCAAGTTGTCATATTCCGTAGATATTTAATAGAGAGTTTCAAACAATTTGAAGTGAAGGAAGGCATGCAAATGTTAAATTAGGTTGGTGAGTTTCGTTTGAAGAAGAACATAACCTAACTAACAAGCTAGAAATACTTTGTATTCAAAATGTTAATCCTCCTCCTCAAACATCTTAAAGTTACAACCTTTACTTGTTACCAATAAAGCACCTCTCAAATTAAGTAATTAGTGATTACTACCTTTACTTATCTctattcttttaataaaaaaagtGAAATGCATTGACTTTGAGTCATGTTGGCAACGTGGGCAATTGACGGAGGGCATCGTTGGCATTATCACCATGCATCGTCATCTCAAAACATGCAAAGGTTCTCTCTTCTTCAATTATTCTTGGAATCAAACtttgaaaattaatatttttaatttatttaaatgccACTTGGAATACATAAATACATAGAGTTGTGAGGGGAAAGGTAGATCCACGTAAGCCATCCTCTCTAACCTAGCTTATGTTTGGACAAATACATGCAGTGATGCGGAATGAAATTATTGAGGGATAAGGATGCAATATATTCAAGTCCAGGGGTTTTAATTTAGCCACATGCAACTGATTTGGGTCTTGAATTGATATTAAATTCATTATCTTAGatagtattttttttataattaatttgctGATTACACATGACAAACATTGGtttgtttaaatttaatatatcttTCTCTTGTTGAAAACATGTAGAAAGAGTTTGAATGATAATAGCATCATCAATTTTAATCATGGAATTAGGAGGTGGTTCTCCAAAAACAAGGCAGCAGGTacataaattaattaatcattaaTTCAGGTTAGATGATCCATTATGGGCTACCGGCTAACGACTAATGCCTCTCATTATTTGATTATTAGTGAAAAATGAATGGCCGACCTGACAAGTGGGGGAAGATGGATGTTTAGAGTCGGCAGATGATACATATCCAACaactaataattatatatttttaaaatataaatttgcaAGTAGCAATCCGACACTGGCCATTGATTTTAGGAAATGAGCGGCCACCTCTTCTTAAAGTATTTCATGCAACCTCTTCTATGCAAACtcattttatcatatttttaaaataaataaataaaatatgttaataatatttaaagaaattaaaaatatgttaaagATTACaagaatattatttattcataagtaatattttctttttgttttttcaaTATTGTGTGATGTTATTTaggggtgttcaatcggttaaccgaccgGTTAACCGACCCAAAAtaacattaaccgaattaaccgaccctttaaaatttttaaccgttaatcgaaccgaaattttttcgaaaaaattaaccgaaccaaaattttttcggttaattcggtcggttaaccgaattaatgaaaaaatatatattttttatttttggttaaaataagtataaaattaatcgaattaacgAATTACCGAATTAacgaattatttttataaaattatattttttattttttatttttttattttttatttttatttattacattatttgtaattttatgattaggttgggttgggtacttgggttaatatatattagattgggtatttgggtttatgttgAATTGAGTTTGAATAAATAGtggattatttatatattataaatttatttattaatattttgattaaCCGAAAatattcggttaaccgaccggtttcgaaccgaattaaccgttaaccgaaaactcaaaaaattattaaccgacccccgaccgaattaattcggttaaccgaccgattaaccAAATTCGGTCAgttaaccgaattttttcagttttacccgaattttgcacacccctaATGTTATTAGTGGTACTACGCATACTCTTCCATAATAATAATGTTGGTTTTATAAGTTAATCGGTATCAACTAAGTTAGGATCTTACAAAATATAATtctacatttaaaataaattatattatttgagagtattttaattttttatctttaAAAAAAACCAATAAATTAATATACTATAATAGGATTTGTACCCATGACATTTGGGCTAGAAAAACTTTACCACTTaaccatattattattatttaattattaaaacctTTGACTGAGTTGGTGTCATGAGTCAATCGGGCACCAACTCGAttagaaaaattatgaaaatgtcatttcatatttaaaataagaTATGTTATTCTAAGGTActttagtcttttttatttatatattcaaaGAAAACCAATAACTAATTTACATATGGTAAGATTTAAACCCATGACATTTTCATGGATAAAACTTTACCACTTACTTAACGCTTTATTTTGAGTTGATATTATAAATTAACACAACGTTGACTCAAAATTTATGTTAATACCATGATAAATAATTGTATTACATTCAATAATCTTAACATGATGTATACATGTTTAAGTTTGGTTTTAAACTCAATTATTTTGTTTCTCATTTTAATATAGTACATAATTTAGTTTATGACCTGATAAGAGGCGATACATCAGCCAAATCAAAGAAGACAAAGCGAAAATGTTAAAAAGAATAAAGCCACCCCACGGATCATCATGGCTCATGCATGCTCttgttttttataaataaaaaaagaagaaaaaatgtcGTTTGCTTCACTTTGTTAAGCCAGGTGCTTCTCTGCACAACTCTCCAGCCTTATCACATGtttgagaaacaaaaaatcagtGACCTCTGGACTCAGTTCCTTCACATGTTAATGTATGCCTCGTGCCTTACGGGACCGACTGCCTGAAACATCTGCTGCACACCCATCTTTGCTTTCCTCTTCTTAGATGGGCATGTGCTTTGCAACCTTATCATACATAATCTACTCCTTACAGATCACCCTTTGTCCTCAACTAAAGCAACCGCTAATGTTGTTCATCTCTTCAGGTTCTCCACTTCTGTTTTACAAAGCCAACACACAAGACCTCAATTTGCATGTCTTTCCGGACCTTGTTACATTCAAAAAACTATACGAcattaaactataaataataatctCTATTCAGTTCCCAAGATAAATGAAAATCTTCTGCTTCATGCTTCCTTGTCTCCTTTTGGACACCAACTGCACAGTAACAACCATTACCCATAGATTCCGTTCAAGGACTAGGGCTAATATTTTTAATGCTCCAACATCTTATCTTAAGGTAACCCAATATTCTTTAGTCTATGACGGTACAACTCGCTGTTGGTTCTTTGAAGAAAGACATGAATTTCAAACatcaacatgtatatatatgagtaattattatcatcatcatcaaagAATCAGAATGACTTATTGTTAATTGAGAACATGGTACTATTGGAGAGGCAAAGAGGCATGCAGTTAGAGTATTGGCCTGTGTTTGCTGTCTAAATATTCCATCTCGTTAACGTTGCCCATCTTATGACCGTAAGAATTAAAAAAGAATTACGGGTTACCTGGTGTTGCCTTAAAATACTACAGAAAGTTAGGTCACCCACAACGCCATCACATGCGTTTAGTTACCTTGACACGAATATGCCAAGGGTTTCCCTTGTTATAAATAGCTAAGTTAGCGAATCATTTGCAAATTAAGCTTTCAGAACTGGTAAAGTAACTAAAAAATGGCAGCCTTACCTCCCATCTCTGATGTGCATCAACCCGTTAGGTCAATTAGTTTACCCTCCAGGGTCCATCCCACTTGTGTTAAACTTGAAGCCGCACTTAACCATCTAAAAGCCTGGAAAACATCCTCAGTTTCAACCAGTACTGCTGGTTTTTCCGGTGAGACCATTCGGATTGGTCTAGTTGACCTTGCAGATTTGTATAACTGTGTCCGAGAAACCATCACCTCTCCTCAAACCCAAAGAACACTTGTTCAGTATCAAAATGGGAGACTCGTAGAAGAGGCATTAGATGAGTCCGTCACATTTCTAGACACTTGTGGCAAAGCTAGGGATCTATTGTTGGCGATGAAACAACATGTACAAACCCTTCAATCGGCTCTACGCCGAAGGCGTCGAGATTCAAGCATTGAAACTCAAATTGCAGCTTACATCAACTTCAGGAAGACGGTAAAAAAGGAAGTAGCCAAGTGCCTTGGAGCATTGAAGAAATTAGAACGCAGATTCGTTTCCTCGTCCACACCCTTGGATGTAGACCCTCATCTGCTAATGGTGGTCAAAGTCCTAAGAGAAACAACCTCCATTACCATCTCTGTTTTTCAATCTCTCCTGTTCTTCCTGTCAGTTCCTTCGATGAAGACAAGGGTTGGAGGATGGTCAAAGATTACAAAATTGATTCCATTACTTTCATCTGAAAGAGAGCACAAGGTGATAAATGAAGTTGGGGCCGTCGATCTTGCTTTCTACTCCATCAACGGACAGTTGAAGAATGGCGGTGGCATGGTCGAAGTCGAGATGTTGCAGAGGACTTTGAAGGCTGTTGGTGCCACCATTGATGGCTTTGAAACTGGATTAGATTGCGTTTTTAGGTGTCTAGTTCAAAACAGGGTCACTTTTCTCAACATCATCACTCATCAGTGATGCCAAATTGTTGTGTAGTTATACTTTAGTTGAAAGTTGGATATATAATACAAATAGAATTAGACTTCTATAATTCTCTCCATTTTGCTTTCGTATG
This is a stretch of genomic DNA from Gossypium arboreum isolate Shixiya-1 chromosome 11, ASM2569848v2, whole genome shotgun sequence. It encodes these proteins:
- the LOC108472023 gene encoding uncharacterized protein LOC108472023; the encoded protein is MAALPPISDVHQPVRSISLPSRVHPTCVKLEAALNHLKAWKTSSVSTSTAGFSGETIRIGLVDLADLYNCVRETITSPQTQRTLVQYQNGRLVEEALDESVTFLDTCGKARDLLLAMKQHVQTLQSALRRRRRDSSIETQIAAYINFRKTVKKEVAKCLGALKKLERRFVSSSTPLDVDPHLLMVVKVLRETTSITISVFQSLLFFLSVPSMKTRVGGWSKITKLIPLLSSEREHKVINEVGAVDLAFYSINGQLKNGGGMVEVEMLQRTLKAVGATIDGFETGLDCVFRCLVQNRVTFLNIITHQ